The genomic stretch TGATCAATGTAAATAAAAAGAGATATACCGTAGATGTTGATGAAAATGTGCAGATATTATGGGTTTTAAGAGAATATTTGAAGCTCACTGGTACTAAATTTGGCTGTGGCATTGGGATGTGTGGGGCATGTACAGTTTTAATAGACGGCAAAGCAAAAAGGTCGTGCACAACGACTATTAAGCAGGTAATTGATAAAGAGATTACAACTATTGAAGGGATTGATGAGGATAACCCTGTAAAAAAAGCATGGATAAAAGAAGAGGTTCCACAGTGTGGATATTGTCAACCTGGACAAATTTTACAGGCTATTTCATTTTTGAGGGAAAATCCTA from Deferribacterota bacterium encodes the following:
- a CDS encoding (2Fe-2S)-binding protein; this translates as MAVINVNKKRYTVDVDENVQILWVLREYLKLTGTKFGCGIGMCGACTVLIDGKAKRSCTTTIKQVIDKEITTIEGIDEDNPVKKAWIKEEVPQCGYCQPGQILQAISFLRENPKPTIDQIKKAMSGNLCRCGTYPKIINTIYNVSRGKI